GTTCGACTCGCCGCGCGGGCCCTTCCGTATCGACCCGGAGACCCACAACGTCGTCCACCACGTCTACCTGCGTGAGGTGGTCGACATGGATGGTGAGGTGCACAACACAATGCTCGAGGACCTCGGCGAGTTCGCCGACCCCGGCGCGTGACCAAGCCTCTCGGCTCGCGTCCCGGTGGGACCGGCGTCCGTCGCCGCCCCACCGGGACGTGACCGGGACCGTCTGCCCTCGGAGGTCACGTGTCGCTCTACCTGAGCCAGTTCCTGCATGCGTGGGCGTACGCGTCCATCCTCTACCTGCTGGCGCTCGGGCTCTCGCTGACGTTCGGTGTCGGTCGTGTGCTCAACCTCGCCCACGGCGGCTTCTACATGCTGGGCGGCTACGCCGGCTACTCGATCCTGCGCTCGCTGGACAACTTCTGGCTCGCCGTACTGCTCGCTCCCTTCGTCGCCATGGCCGTGGCACTGGTCGCCGAACGCCTCGTCATGCGCCGTTTCTACGGCCACGGCATGGAGATGCACCAGATCCTGCTGACCTTCGGCCTCGCGTTCGTGATCTCCGACGGGATCCGCGAGGTGTGGGGTGCGCGGATCCTCACCGTGCAGGCACCGGAACTGCTGCGCGGCACGGCCGACCTGGGCTTGTTCACCTTCCCGCGCTACCGCCTGTTCGTCATCGTCGTCGGCATCGTG
The sequence above is a segment of the Egicoccus sp. AB-alg2 genome. Coding sequences within it:
- a CDS encoding branched-chain amino acid ABC transporter permease; its protein translation is MSLYLSQFLHAWAYASILYLLALGLSLTFGVGRVLNLAHGGFYMLGGYAGYSILRSLDNFWLAVLLAPFVAMAVALVAERLVMRRFYGHGMEMHQILLTFGLAFVISDGIREVWGARILTVQAPELLRGTADLGLFTFPRYRLFVIVVGIVVAVGLWALINYTDAGVKIRAAAADGEIAETLGVHTRRVLAMTFVAGVGLAAFGGVVAAPMQALAQGVDFQMLIMALIVVVIAGLGKLETVYWAALLVALVEIFGRLFVPRAAIFLVFTLMALVLAFRPTGLFTPRSA